A stretch of the Mycobacterium shigaense genome encodes the following:
- the glgP gene encoding alpha-glucan family phosphorylase: MKALRRFTVRAHLPERLAALEQLSTNLRWSWDKATQDLFAAIDPALWASCGSDPVELLGAVSPARLDELALDEDFLRWLDELAGELDDYLSRPLWYQQQQQAGVAVPTGIAYFSMEFGVAEVLPNYSGGLGILAGDHLKSASDLGVPLIAVGLYYRSGYFRQSLTAEGWQNETYPSLDPQGLPLRLLTDAAGDPVLVQLSLPDSAQLNARIWVAQVGRVPLLLLDSDVPENEHDLRGVTDRLYGGDQEHRMKQEILAGVGGVRAIRAFTAVEGRPAPEVFHMNEGHAGFLGVERIRELMTDAGLDFDTALTVVRASTVFTTHTPVPAGIDRFPLEMVRQYFDDHLDDDADDRTPELLPGVPTARVLALGAEDDPEKFNMAHMGLRLAQRANGVSQLHGRVSRAMFNELWPGFDRGEVPIGSITNGVHARTWAAPQWLQLGRELAGPDDAAFSDPGVWLRLREVDEGHLWWIRSQLRSLLVDDVRRRLRNSWLERGATDAELGWISTAFDPGVLTVGFARRVPTYKRLTLMLSDPDRLEQLLLDEKRPIQLIVAGKSHPADDGGKALIQQVVRFADRPEVRHRIAFLPDYDMSMARLLYWGCDVWLNNPLRPLEACGTSGMKSALNGGLNLSIRDGWWDEWYDGENGWEIPSADGLADEARRDELESSALYSLLEEAVTPKFYERNEHGVPQRWIEMVRHTVQTLGPKVLASRMVRDYVEQYYTPAAESLRRTLAPAEDGPENTIETREFGAARELAAYRRRAEEAWPKIEITDVDSTGLPDTPLLGSKLTLTATVRLAGLAPDEVTVQAVVGRVDSGDVLQDPVTVEMTYTGTTEGGNQVFSTTTPLPVAGAVGYTVRVLPAHPMLLSSAELRLVTLAG, from the coding sequence GTGAAAGCCCTCCGCCGCTTTACCGTCCGCGCTCATCTGCCCGAACGCCTCGCCGCGCTGGAACAGTTGTCGACGAACCTGCGGTGGTCCTGGGACAAAGCGACGCAGGATCTTTTCGCGGCGATCGATCCGGCGCTATGGGCCAGCTGCGGCAGCGATCCGGTGGAGCTGCTCGGCGCCGTAAGCCCCGCGCGCCTAGACGAACTGGCGCTCGACGAAGACTTTCTGCGCTGGCTCGACGAGCTCGCGGGCGAGCTGGACGACTACCTGAGCCGTCCGCTGTGGTATCAGCAACAGCAGCAGGCCGGCGTGGCGGTGCCCACCGGGATTGCGTATTTCTCGATGGAGTTCGGCGTCGCCGAGGTGCTGCCCAATTACTCGGGTGGCTTGGGAATCCTCGCCGGTGACCATCTGAAGTCCGCGTCCGACCTGGGAGTACCGCTGATCGCGGTGGGCCTGTACTACCGCTCCGGCTACTTCCGGCAGTCGCTGACCGCCGAGGGCTGGCAGAACGAGACCTACCCGTCGCTGGATCCGCAAGGGCTGCCGCTGCGCCTGCTCACCGACGCGGCCGGGGATCCCGTTCTGGTGCAGCTGTCGCTGCCGGACTCGGCGCAGCTGAACGCCCGGATCTGGGTGGCGCAGGTAGGTCGCGTTCCGCTACTGCTGCTGGACTCCGACGTGCCCGAGAACGAACACGACTTGCGCGGCGTCACCGACCGGCTCTACGGCGGCGACCAGGAACACCGGATGAAACAGGAGATCCTGGCGGGCGTCGGCGGCGTGCGGGCGATCCGCGCGTTCACCGCCGTCGAGGGGCGGCCCGCGCCCGAGGTGTTCCACATGAACGAAGGGCACGCCGGGTTCCTCGGCGTCGAGCGCATCCGCGAGCTGATGACCGATGCGGGACTGGACTTCGACACCGCCCTCACGGTCGTGCGGGCCAGCACCGTTTTCACCACCCATACGCCGGTGCCCGCCGGTATCGATCGCTTCCCGCTCGAGATGGTGCGGCAGTACTTCGACGATCATCTCGATGACGACGCCGACGATCGCACGCCGGAGTTGTTGCCGGGCGTTCCCACGGCGCGGGTGCTCGCGCTCGGCGCCGAAGACGATCCGGAAAAGTTCAACATGGCGCACATGGGTCTGCGGCTTGCGCAGCGCGCCAACGGTGTTTCGCAGCTGCACGGACGGGTCAGCCGGGCGATGTTCAACGAGCTGTGGCCGGGCTTCGACCGGGGCGAGGTGCCGATTGGTTCGATCACCAACGGCGTGCACGCGCGCACCTGGGCGGCGCCCCAGTGGCTGCAGCTGGGCCGCGAGCTGGCCGGGCCGGACGACGCGGCGTTCAGCGACCCAGGCGTCTGGCTGCGGCTGCGTGAGGTCGACGAGGGACACCTGTGGTGGATTCGCTCGCAACTGCGCTCGCTGCTGGTCGACGACGTGCGGCGCCGGCTGCGCAACTCCTGGCTGGAGCGCGGCGCTACGGACGCCGAATTGGGTTGGATAAGTACGGCATTCGATCCAGGCGTGCTCACCGTCGGGTTTGCCCGCCGGGTGCCCACGTACAAGCGCCTGACGCTGATGCTCAGCGATCCGGACCGGCTGGAGCAGTTGCTGCTCGACGAAAAGCGGCCGATCCAGCTGATCGTCGCCGGGAAATCCCACCCGGCCGACGACGGGGGCAAGGCGCTGATCCAGCAGGTGGTGCGTTTCGCCGATCGGCCCGAGGTGCGGCACCGCATCGCCTTTCTGCCCGACTACGACATGTCGATGGCCCGGCTGTTGTACTGGGGGTGTGACGTGTGGCTGAACAACCCGCTGCGGCCTCTGGAGGCTTGCGGCACTTCAGGAATGAAGAGCGCGCTCAACGGCGGGCTGAACCTGTCGATCCGGGACGGCTGGTGGGACGAGTGGTATGACGGCGAAAACGGTTGGGAGATACCGTCTGCCGATGGATTGGCCGACGAGGCGCGTCGCGACGAGCTGGAGTCCAGCGCCCTGTACAGCCTGCTGGAAGAGGCGGTGACCCCAAAGTTCTACGAGCGCAACGAACACGGGGTGCCGCAGCGCTGGATCGAGATGGTACGGCACACCGTGCAGACGCTGGGGCCGAAAGTGCTTGCCTCCCGGATGGTTCGGGACTACGTCGAGCAGTACTACACGCCGGCGGCGGAGTCGCTGCGCCGAACCCTCGCGCCCGCCGAAGATGGTCCCGAAAACACAATAGAAACACGCGAATTCGGCGCTGCCCGCGAGTTGGCCGCCTACCGCCGCCGCGCCGAAGAAGCGTGGCCGAAGATCGAGATCACCGACGTCGACAGCACCGGGCTTCCGGACACGCCGCTGCTGGGCTCGAAACTCACTCTGACCGCCACCGTGCGGCTGGCCGGGTTGGCGCCCGACGAGGTCACCGTGCAGGCCGTCGTCGGCCGCGTCGACTCCGGCGATGTGCTGCAGGATCCGGTCACCGTCGAGATGACCTACACCGGCACCACCGAGGGCGGC
- a CDS encoding alpha-1,4-glucan--maltose-1-phosphate maltosyltransferase, which yields MPGRVEIDNVQPVVSCGAYPAKAVVGEVVPVSAAVWREGHDAVAATLVVRYLGPRYPQVTETRRVKAVQAPERVDSVPQTGAAERVKPLALPMTMGQEPYVFHGQFTPDRVGLWTFRVDGWGDPVETWRHGLVAKLDAGQGETELSNDLLVGAALFERAATGVPRAGRGPLLAAAAALRAPGDPVTRTAPALAPETEELLNAYPLRDIVTRGQQYGVWVDRPLARFGSWYEMFPRSTGGWDGDSKPVHGTFATAAADLPRIADMGFDVVYLPPIHPIGKVHRKGRNNSPTAEPGDVGSPWAIGSDEGGHDAVHPNLGTIDDFDDFVAAASDLGMEVALDLALQCAPDHPWARDHRRWFTELPDGTIAYAENPPKKYQDIYPLNFDNDPAGLYDEVLRVVRHWVDHGVKFFRVDNPHTKPPDFWAWLIGQVKDTDPDVLFLSEAFTPPARQYGLAKLGFTQSYSYFTWRTAKWELTEFGNDIAALADFRRPNLFVNTPDILHAILQHNGPGMFAIRAALAATMSPAWGVYSGYELFEHRAVREGSEEYLDSEKYELRPRDYARALAEGRSLEPFIKQLNTIRRTHPALQQLRNIHFHDVDNDALLAYSKFDPATGDCVLVVVTLNALGPEEATVWLDMAALGMEPYERFWVRDEITGQEYQWGQANYVRIDPGYAVAHIINMPLIPQESRTTLLRRR from the coding sequence GTGCCCGGTCGTGTCGAGATCGATAACGTCCAGCCGGTCGTTTCCTGCGGCGCATATCCTGCCAAGGCGGTCGTCGGCGAGGTAGTGCCGGTCAGCGCCGCGGTGTGGCGAGAGGGCCACGATGCCGTAGCGGCGACCCTGGTGGTGCGTTACCTGGGCCCGCGTTATCCGCAGGTCACCGAGACCCGCCGAGTCAAGGCGGTGCAGGCGCCCGAGCGGGTAGACTCGGTGCCCCAGACGGGCGCGGCCGAGCGTGTCAAACCGCTGGCGCTACCCATGACGATGGGGCAGGAACCCTACGTTTTCCACGGCCAGTTCACGCCCGACCGGGTCGGGCTGTGGACGTTTCGCGTCGACGGGTGGGGCGACCCCGTCGAGACGTGGCGGCACGGCCTGGTCGCCAAACTGGATGCCGGACAGGGCGAGACCGAACTGAGCAACGACCTGTTGGTCGGCGCGGCTCTGTTCGAGCGCGCCGCGACCGGCGTGCCGCGCGCGGGCCGCGGGCCGCTGCTGGCGGCCGCCGCCGCGCTGCGGGCCCCCGGCGACCCGGTGACGCGGACCGCGCCGGCGTTGGCGCCCGAGACCGAGGAGCTGCTGAACGCCTATCCGTTGCGCGACATCGTCACTCGCGGCCAGCAGTACGGCGTCTGGGTGGACCGGCCGCTGGCGAGATTCGGCTCCTGGTACGAGATGTTCCCGCGGTCGACCGGTGGCTGGGACGGCGACAGCAAGCCCGTGCACGGCACCTTCGCGACGGCGGCTGCAGACCTGCCCCGCATCGCCGACATGGGTTTCGACGTCGTGTACCTGCCGCCGATCCACCCGATCGGCAAGGTACATCGCAAGGGCCGCAACAACTCTCCCACCGCCGAGCCCGGCGACGTCGGATCGCCGTGGGCAATCGGCAGCGACGAGGGCGGCCACGATGCCGTTCATCCGAACCTGGGCACCATCGATGATTTCGACGATTTCGTAGCCGCGGCAAGCGATCTGGGCATGGAGGTCGCCCTGGACCTGGCGCTGCAGTGCGCGCCGGATCATCCGTGGGCGCGCGATCATCGGCGGTGGTTCACCGAGCTGCCGGACGGCACCATCGCCTACGCGGAGAACCCGCCGAAGAAATACCAGGACATCTACCCGCTCAACTTCGACAACGATCCCGCCGGCCTCTACGACGAGGTGCTGCGCGTGGTCCGGCACTGGGTTGACCACGGCGTCAAGTTCTTTCGGGTCGACAATCCGCACACCAAGCCGCCGGACTTCTGGGCGTGGCTGATCGGTCAGGTCAAAGACACCGATCCTGACGTGCTCTTCCTCTCGGAGGCGTTCACCCCGCCGGCCCGCCAGTACGGCCTAGCCAAACTCGGCTTCACGCAGTCCTACAGCTACTTCACCTGGCGCACCGCCAAGTGGGAGCTCACCGAGTTCGGCAACGACATCGCCGCCCTCGCCGACTTCCGCCGGCCCAACCTCTTTGTCAACACGCCCGACATCCTGCACGCAATACTGCAGCACAACGGTCCGGGTATGTTCGCCATCCGCGCGGCGCTGGCGGCGACCATGAGCCCGGCCTGGGGCGTGTATTCCGGCTACGAGCTGTTCGAGCACCGCGCCGTGCGCGAAGGCAGCGAAGAATACCTCGACTCGGAAAAGTACGAGCTGCGTCCCCGCGACTACGCGCGTGCCCTTGCCGAAGGCCGATCGCTCGAGCCGTTCATCAAGCAGCTCAACACGATTCGCCGGACACATCCGGCGCTGCAGCAGCTGCGCAACATCCACTTCCACGACGTGGACAACGATGCCCTGCTCGCCTACAGCAAGTTCGATCCGGCCACCGGCGACTGCGTGCTGGTAGTGGTGACGCTCAACGCACTCGGGCCCGAAGAAGCAACGGTGTGGTTAGACATGGCGGCATTGGGTATGGAGCCATATGAGCGCTTTTGGGTGCGCGATGAGATCACCGGCCAGGAATATCAGTGGGGGCAAGCAAATTACGTCCGCATCGACCCAGGATATGCGGTCGCCCACATCATCAACATGCCGCTCATCCCGCAAGAATCCCGAACCACGCTGCTGCGCAGGAGGTAA
- the glgB gene encoding 1,4-alpha-glucan branching protein GlgB — translation MSRTESRTDQLARAQLAPDPVDLARLVAGTHHNPHGVLGAHEYGDHTVIRAFRPHATEVVAIVGDDRFPMQHVDNGLFAVALPFTDLIDYRLQIDYGSGAYTTADAYRFLPTLGEVDLHLFAEGRHERLWEVLGAHPRSFTTADGEVHGVSFAVWAPNAKGVSLIGEFNGWTGSEAQMRVLGSTGVWELFWPGFATDGLYKFRVHGADGVVTERADPMAFATEVPPHTASRVTHSEYVWADDDWMTRRAQRNPVFEPMSTLEVHLGSWRPGLSYRQLAHELTDYVVENGFTHVELLPVAEHPFAGSWGYQVTSYYAPTSRFGTPDDFRILVDALHRAGIGVIVDWVPAHFPKDAWALGRFDGTPLYEHSDPRRGEQLDWGTYVFDFGRPEVRNFLVANALYWLEQYHIDGLRVDAVASMLYLDYSRPEGGWTPNIYGGRENLEAVQFLQEMNATAHKAAPGIVTIAEESTSWPGVTRPTSLGGLGFSMKWNMGWMHDTLDYISRDPIHRSYHHHEITFSMLYAFSENFVLPLSHDEVVHGKGTLWGRMPGNNHVKAAGVRSLLAYQWAHPGKQLLFMGQEFGQRAEWSEERGLDWWQLDEQGFSNGVLRLVRDINGIYQSHPALWSQDTTPEGYSWIDANDSGNNVLSFLRYGSDGSVLACIFNFAGSEHGGYRVGLPVAGRWREVLNTDATVYNGSGIGNMGGVDATADPWHGRPASAVLVLPPNSALWLEPE, via the coding sequence ATGAGTCGAACCGAGAGCCGAACCGACCAACTCGCCCGGGCCCAGCTGGCGCCGGACCCGGTCGATCTGGCCCGGTTGGTCGCCGGCACGCATCACAATCCGCACGGCGTCCTGGGCGCCCACGAATACGGCGACCACACTGTCATCCGCGCGTTTCGGCCGCACGCGACCGAGGTCGTCGCGATCGTCGGTGACGACCGGTTCCCGATGCAGCACGTCGACAACGGTCTGTTCGCGGTGGCGCTGCCGTTCACCGATCTCATCGACTACCGCCTGCAGATCGACTACGGGTCGGGCGCCTACACCACGGCCGATGCCTACCGCTTCCTGCCCACGCTGGGCGAAGTCGACCTCCATCTGTTCGCCGAGGGCCGCCACGAGCGACTCTGGGAAGTCCTCGGTGCCCATCCCCGTTCGTTCACCACCGCCGACGGCGAAGTCCACGGCGTGTCGTTCGCCGTCTGGGCGCCGAACGCCAAGGGCGTCAGCCTGATCGGCGAGTTCAACGGCTGGACCGGTAGCGAGGCCCAGATGCGGGTGCTGGGTTCCACCGGCGTGTGGGAGCTGTTCTGGCCCGGGTTTGCGACGGACGGCCTGTACAAATTCCGCGTGCACGGCGCCGACGGGGTGGTGACCGAGCGCGCCGACCCCATGGCGTTCGCGACGGAAGTGCCGCCGCACACGGCGTCGCGGGTGACGCACAGCGAATACGTGTGGGCCGACGACGACTGGATGACCCGGCGCGCGCAGCGCAACCCGGTGTTCGAGCCGATGAGCACCCTGGAGGTCCATCTCGGTTCGTGGCGACCCGGACTGAGCTACCGACAACTCGCCCACGAGCTGACGGATTACGTGGTGGAAAACGGTTTCACCCACGTCGAGCTGCTGCCGGTGGCAGAGCACCCGTTCGCCGGGTCGTGGGGGTATCAGGTCACGTCTTATTACGCGCCGACTTCGCGGTTCGGCACGCCCGACGATTTCCGCATCCTGGTCGACGCCCTGCACCGAGCCGGGATCGGCGTCATCGTGGACTGGGTGCCGGCGCACTTCCCCAAGGACGCCTGGGCCCTCGGCCGGTTCGACGGCACCCCGCTCTACGAGCACTCCGATCCACGGCGTGGCGAGCAATTGGATTGGGGCACATATGTGTTCGACTTCGGCCGTCCGGAAGTCCGCAACTTCCTGGTGGCCAACGCGTTGTATTGGCTCGAGCAGTACCACATCGACGGCCTGCGGGTGGACGCCGTCGCGTCGATGCTGTATCTGGACTACTCGCGGCCCGAGGGCGGCTGGACGCCCAACATCTATGGCGGACGGGAAAACCTGGAAGCCGTGCAATTCCTGCAGGAGATGAACGCAACGGCGCACAAGGCCGCGCCGGGCATCGTGACCATCGCCGAGGAGTCGACGTCGTGGCCGGGTGTGACGCGGCCGACGAGCCTTGGTGGCCTGGGCTTTTCGATGAAGTGGAACATGGGCTGGATGCACGACACGCTGGACTACATCAGCCGCGACCCGATCCACCGCAGCTATCACCACCACGAGATCACCTTCTCCATGCTGTACGCGTTCAGCGAGAATTTCGTGCTACCGCTGAGCCATGACGAGGTGGTGCACGGCAAAGGCACGCTGTGGGGCCGGATGCCGGGCAACAACCACGTCAAGGCGGCTGGCGTGCGCAGCCTGCTCGCCTACCAGTGGGCGCATCCGGGTAAGCAATTGTTGTTCATGGGCCAGGAATTCGGGCAGCGCGCCGAGTGGTCGGAAGAGCGCGGCCTGGATTGGTGGCAGCTCGACGAGCAGGGGTTCTCCAACGGGGTGCTGCGTCTGGTCCGCGACATCAACGGCATCTACCAGAGCCACCCGGCGCTGTGGAGTCAGGACACCACCCCCGAAGGCTACTCCTGGATCGACGCCAACGACTCGGGTAACAACGTGCTGAGCTTCCTGCGTTACGGCAGCGACGGTTCAGTCCTGGCCTGCATCTTCAACTTTGCCGGATCGGAGCACGGCGGCTACCGGGTAGGGCTGCCCGTCGCCGGCCGCTGGCGCGAGGTACTCAACACCGACGCCACCGTCTACAACGGCTCGGGCATCGGCAATATGGGCGGAGTCGACGCCACCGCCGACCCGTGGCACGGCCGCCCGGCGTCGGCGGTGTTGGTGCTGCCGCCCAACTCGGCGCTGTGGCTGGAACCCGAATAG